Part of the Halobaculum halobium genome, TCGGGCGTCTCCTCGCGCCCGACTACCTCGCCGGCGCGCTCCACGATTCCGGTGAACATACGCGAATCGAGGATCTCACGAGCGGAAAGCGTTCTGGTACCGTGACGGTCGCGACGACGCAGGGACTTATGACCGATGGGGGCGCTCGGTCGGTATGGACGCGATCGCGCGGCTGCGTTCGAGCTTCGTCGCGGGGCTGTTCGTGGTGCTCCCGCTGGCGGTGACGCTGTTCGTTCTCGACTGGGCGGTCGACCGACTCACCGGGACGCTCGCTCCCGTCGTGAGCGGGAGTGGGCTCTCGGCGCTCGTGGGCAACGAGGCGCTGGCGACGGTCCTGGCGGTCGTCCTCATCGCGTTGGGAATCACGTTCATCGGGTTCGTCGTCTCCCACGAGGCCGGCCGACGACTGTTCGGGGGATTCGAGCGCGGGGTCCGGCTCTTCCCGATTGTCCGGGCGGTCTACTTCGGCGTCAGGCAGGTGAGCGAGTCGCTCGCGACGCCCGGCGACGGCTTCGACCGCGTCGTCGTCGCGGAGTTCCCACGCGACGGCACGTGGGCGGTCGGGTTCGTCACCAACCCCGCCCCGCGGAGCGTTC contains:
- a CDS encoding DUF502 domain-containing protein, which codes for MDAIARLRSSFVAGLFVVLPLAVTLFVLDWAVDRLTGTLAPVVSGSGLSALVGNEALATVLAVVLIALGITFIGFVVSHEAGRRLFGGFERGVRLFPIVRAVYFGVRQVSESLATPGDGFDRVVVAEFPRDGTWAVGFVTNPAPRSVRRATDEELMTVFFPHSPNPTAGKLAMMHPEDYAEIDMSVTRGLRLLVTTGLSVDDPDRLPPAVSPGE